In Sphingobacterium zeae, one genomic interval encodes:
- a CDS encoding 3-hydroxyacyl-CoA dehydrogenase NAD-binding domain-containing protein, protein MQEKKSYLTHPLFWVEQDDHFIITITPISTIAEQLDIVGYLTQFVDLVTLVLETKEIKGVVYTCPIPDEKIDYIQLFEQFSMNRATSSDLFKLLSKVLRWKTFHIPIVSIFTGNCSAIALATMLWSSYRIAPRKIALGFPEAKYGLFTAFGTTVYLPPLIGADDALRLLTQNKLLSSEEAHQMGLVDELTYRSDDCLSLAKTSIRHRPECLDKQGSRHTDEITADAVFNIQKKAHGLYPGINAVIELLTANSSSSPLEIAAKEATLYVEVFNLPETLSMVRTLHYGVKSAKSSTKITHINDYDLKKIGILGAGMMGSGIAFEAARAGIEVILKDVTLDHAERGKGYSNRICEKLFAFGGITSSQQQQLLARIKPTDQVADLDGSDCVIEAVFEDFHLKAQVTQESLPYLHQDGFFATNTTSLPITELAKASNNPENFIGMHFFSPVDRMPLVEIICGKQTAQKTLEKALTTALCLNKVPIVVHDGPGFFTSRVFFNYLLEGITMVLEGISPELIEKEAAAAGFAVGPLAVLDEISLELMLHVYDQLPRLHASQKRAYNYLRMLVDQGRKGKKWGAGFYDYTNENKNKTIWNNPKIASPKENVKPATIHKRLLHVMALDSYRCLEEGILDQPIDGDIGAILGVGYASYTGGVFSHIDRTTLPLFVAECQVFQPLGDQWDIPESLKKLADKNFRFYHGFESNWP, encoded by the coding sequence ATGCAGGAGAAAAAATCTTATCTTACACATCCCCTCTTTTGGGTAGAACAGGATGATCATTTTATCATTACAATAACCCCTATCTCAACGATAGCCGAGCAGCTGGACATTGTAGGTTATCTCACGCAATTTGTTGATCTGGTCACGCTTGTTCTCGAAACCAAAGAAATCAAAGGGGTGGTGTATACTTGTCCTATTCCAGATGAAAAAATTGACTATATTCAGTTATTTGAGCAATTTTCAATGAACCGTGCAACTTCATCGGACTTATTCAAGCTTCTTTCAAAGGTATTGCGCTGGAAGACGTTTCATATACCGATTGTTTCCATCTTTACCGGTAATTGTTCAGCTATAGCATTAGCAACTATGCTATGGTCTAGCTATCGAATCGCACCAAGAAAAATAGCATTAGGATTCCCGGAAGCTAAATACGGGCTATTTACAGCTTTTGGTACAACCGTCTATTTACCACCATTGATTGGCGCCGACGATGCACTCCGCTTGCTGACCCAAAACAAACTCTTAAGTAGTGAGGAAGCTCATCAAATGGGATTGGTGGACGAATTAACGTATCGCTCGGATGACTGCTTATCATTAGCCAAAACCTCAATCCGCCATAGACCTGAGTGTTTGGATAAGCAAGGGAGTCGGCATACCGACGAAATAACAGCCGATGCAGTTTTCAATATTCAAAAAAAGGCACATGGCTTATATCCCGGCATAAATGCTGTCATTGAGTTATTAACAGCAAACTCTTCATCCAGCCCTCTTGAAATCGCCGCGAAGGAAGCAACGCTGTACGTGGAAGTCTTCAATCTCCCCGAGACACTAAGTATGGTCCGCACACTCCATTATGGCGTAAAATCAGCCAAATCATCCACGAAGATCACACATATTAACGACTACGACCTAAAAAAGATTGGCATATTGGGTGCCGGTATGATGGGATCTGGTATAGCTTTTGAAGCTGCACGAGCGGGAATTGAGGTGATTTTAAAAGATGTTACACTCGACCATGCTGAACGGGGCAAAGGCTATTCCAATCGGATTTGCGAAAAACTATTCGCTTTCGGTGGCATCACGTCCTCACAACAACAACAATTACTTGCTCGTATCAAACCTACCGATCAAGTGGCAGATCTTGATGGATCTGATTGTGTTATCGAAGCGGTATTTGAAGATTTCCATCTTAAAGCACAAGTAACACAAGAAAGTTTACCCTATTTGCACCAAGATGGTTTCTTCGCCACAAATACCACATCATTGCCCATTACGGAGCTTGCAAAAGCATCCAACAATCCCGAGAATTTTATAGGTATGCATTTCTTCTCTCCGGTAGATCGCATGCCCCTTGTCGAAATCATCTGCGGTAAGCAAACGGCGCAAAAAACGTTGGAAAAAGCACTTACTACAGCTTTGTGCCTCAATAAAGTGCCAATAGTCGTACATGATGGCCCTGGCTTCTTCACCTCACGCGTTTTCTTCAACTATTTACTCGAAGGGATTACCATGGTTCTAGAGGGTATCTCACCGGAGTTGATTGAAAAAGAAGCGGCGGCAGCAGGATTTGCAGTGGGGCCCTTGGCAGTATTGGATGAAATTTCATTGGAACTGATGTTACATGTTTATGATCAATTACCGCGGCTGCACGCCAGCCAAAAGCGTGCATATAACTACCTGCGAATGCTAGTCGACCAGGGAAGAAAAGGAAAAAAATGGGGAGCAGGATTTTACGATTACACAAATGAAAACAAAAACAAAACGATTTGGAATAATCCCAAAATTGCATCTCCAAAGGAAAATGTAAAGCCTGCGACGATCCATAAGCGTTTGTTGCATGTCATGGCATTGGATAGTTATCGATGCCTCGAAGAAGGCATACTCGATCAACCCATCGACGGTGACATCGGCGCTATTTTAGGCGTAGGTTATGCCTCTTATACCGGTGGGGTATTTAGCCACATCGACCGCACAACGCTTCCGCTTTTCGTGGCCGAATGTCAGGTATTTCAGCCCCTTGGCGATCAATGGGACATCCCCGAATCTTTAAAAAAGCTGGCGGATAAGAATTTTAGATTTTACCATGGTTTCGAGTCAAACTGGCCCTGA
- a CDS encoding acyl-CoA dehydrogenase family protein, translated as MQTVRFTAEHHIFRDTLRAFIQKEITPYIDDWENRGEIDRNIWQKMGDMGLMGLNVPEAYGGVDLDFYYSLILCEELSACFSGGFTISALVIQFMSAPYLLKYGSEDLKAHYLQPVIAGDMVSAVAITEPGAGSDVKQIKTTAVRDGDFYIVNGSKTFITNGYCGDFFITAVKTSPKQGTKGISLLLIDRNATGVSSSKIKKLGWHASDTAELAFNNVRVPISHLIGKEGEGFRYLMDGLQLERLTAAIHSLATAESAFQYTLDYVAQREAFGKKIQEFQTIRHRLAQMKANIATTKAFIYHCCDLQNQQEYAVQECSIAKLQASELALSVVNQCLQLFGGYGFTEDYKIARLYRDVRVGTIIGGTSEIMLEIIAKMTIDHVTYPSKSSNQSSK; from the coding sequence ATGCAGACAGTCAGGTTCACAGCCGAACATCATATTTTTCGCGATACACTTCGCGCATTTATTCAAAAAGAAATTACACCTTACATCGACGACTGGGAAAATAGAGGTGAAATAGATCGGAATATTTGGCAAAAAATGGGTGATATGGGGCTTATGGGACTAAACGTGCCAGAAGCTTACGGTGGTGTAGACCTGGATTTCTATTATTCCTTAATCCTTTGTGAAGAATTATCCGCTTGCTTTTCTGGAGGATTTACCATTTCTGCACTTGTTATTCAGTTTATGTCCGCTCCATATTTACTCAAATATGGTTCAGAAGATCTAAAAGCGCATTATCTTCAGCCCGTTATTGCAGGTGATATGGTGAGTGCTGTGGCTATAACAGAACCCGGAGCCGGTTCTGATGTAAAGCAAATCAAGACAACAGCCGTACGCGATGGAGATTTTTACATTGTCAACGGGTCTAAAACTTTTATCACGAATGGGTATTGTGGTGATTTCTTTATTACGGCTGTCAAGACATCTCCTAAACAGGGTACAAAAGGTATCAGCTTGCTACTTATCGACCGAAATGCAACTGGCGTTTCGTCAAGCAAAATCAAAAAACTTGGCTGGCATGCCTCTGATACAGCTGAATTAGCATTTAACAACGTTCGTGTCCCTATTTCGCACCTCATTGGTAAAGAAGGAGAAGGATTCCGCTACTTAATGGATGGACTCCAATTGGAACGACTAACTGCAGCTATCCATAGTCTTGCTACGGCAGAGTCTGCATTTCAGTATACACTTGACTATGTTGCACAACGTGAAGCCTTTGGGAAGAAAATTCAGGAATTTCAAACTATCCGGCATCGCCTCGCGCAGATGAAAGCGAATATAGCTACGACGAAGGCTTTTATTTACCATTGTTGTGACCTGCAAAATCAGCAGGAATATGCCGTCCAGGAATGCTCGATAGCTAAACTACAAGCGAGTGAGCTTGCGCTGAGTGTTGTAAATCAATGTCTTCAATTATTTGGTGGCTATGGATTTACAGAAGATTATAAAATCGCCCGGTTATATCGCGATGTGCGTGTAGGAACTATTATTGGCGGCACATCAGAAATCATGCTCGAAATCATCGCCAAAATGACGATAGATCATGTAACCTATCCATCCAAAAGTTCGAATCAATCGTCGAAGTAA
- a CDS encoding thiolase family protein: MSKRVFIVAAKRTPIGSFGGALSTLSAPELAAHAVRSVVKEAGVASDLVEEIIMGSVLQADLGQAPARQVAKFAGLSDHTVATTINKVCASGMKAIAAAAQAIFLGDADIIIAGGMESMSRVPYYANSMRWGAKFGTQRLSDGLQRDGLSDAYSNEAMGCFAELCAEKYHISREEQDSYAIRSYKRSLDAWQKDKFLKEVQSVTIQGRKGDTVVSEDEEFSQVNFDKIPELKPAFKKEGTVTAANASTISDGAAAVLLVSGEKMEELGLHPIAEIVAYADAEQAPEWFTTAPSVATEKVLKKAGLTRQDIDYFEFNEAFSVVALVNAQILDLPMDKVNVYGGAVSLGHPLGCSGARIVVTLNSILRQEGGSLGLAAICNGGGGASAMIIRRT, translated from the coding sequence ATGTCAAAAAGAGTATTTATCGTTGCTGCGAAACGTACGCCGATTGGAAGTTTTGGTGGTGCATTATCGACCCTATCGGCACCAGAGCTTGCAGCTCACGCTGTTCGTTCTGTTGTTAAAGAAGCCGGCGTTGCTAGCGATTTGGTTGAGGAAATCATAATGGGTTCAGTTTTGCAAGCAGACTTGGGGCAAGCGCCGGCGAGGCAGGTGGCGAAGTTTGCTGGTCTTTCGGATCATACGGTTGCAACAACCATTAATAAGGTATGTGCGAGCGGTATGAAGGCAATAGCCGCTGCTGCGCAGGCTATTTTTTTAGGCGACGCCGATATTATAATTGCGGGCGGGATGGAGAGTATGAGTAGAGTGCCTTATTATGCTAATTCCATGCGTTGGGGTGCTAAGTTTGGTACGCAGCGTCTGAGTGATGGTTTACAGCGTGACGGCTTGAGTGACGCCTATTCAAATGAAGCTATGGGCTGCTTCGCCGAGCTATGTGCCGAAAAATATCACATAAGTCGTGAAGAGCAGGATAGTTATGCCATCCGCTCTTATAAACGCAGTCTCGATGCCTGGCAGAAAGATAAGTTTTTAAAGGAGGTTCAATCTGTAACAATACAAGGTCGTAAAGGGGACACGGTAGTTTCGGAGGACGAAGAATTTTCCCAGGTCAATTTTGATAAAATACCCGAACTTAAACCAGCCTTCAAAAAGGAGGGGACTGTAACTGCAGCAAACGCATCAACCATCAGTGACGGAGCGGCGGCTGTCCTTTTGGTGTCTGGCGAAAAAATGGAAGAACTTGGACTTCATCCAATTGCAGAAATTGTCGCTTATGCTGATGCGGAACAGGCTCCAGAATGGTTTACAACGGCTCCAAGCGTGGCTACCGAGAAAGTGCTGAAAAAAGCTGGATTGACACGCCAAGATATTGATTACTTTGAATTTAATGAAGCTTTTTCCGTTGTGGCTTTGGTAAATGCACAAATTTTGGATTTGCCAATGGACAAAGTCAACGTGTATGGAGGAGCTGTCTCTTTAGGTCATCCATTAGGTTGTTCGGGAGCAAGAATCGTGGTTACATTAAATAGTATTTTAAGACAAGAGGGAGGCTCATTGGGGCTTGCGGCAATCTGTAATGGTGGCGGTGGCGCATCTGCCATGATAATCAGAAGAACTTAA
- a CDS encoding histidine kinase, whose translation MTIEISYIIILSLLAIVVVLWLLYFVLRKKYRKLLLENTRQKELFNRMDNQKIEHFHRAQLNPHLLKNSLNGMLSHAYQTYYTMDKLAMVLDYVLYESEDELVSPKAEIEFARNLIEINKVKLSPLFDIRVRFDIDEVNSSMLNTPSLIPLVSVDLIENAFKHADFHGSDSFISIVLIFRNGWLDLMVSNRISKRSPLQKSKSGIGSKTLEERLMLYYPSRHQLRRFVENDVYNAHLQIKLYAE comes from the coding sequence ATGACTATTGAAATCTCTTATATCATCATCTTATCACTGCTCGCTATTGTTGTAGTACTATGGCTCTTATATTTTGTTTTGAGAAAGAAATATAGGAAGTTGCTGCTAGAGAACACGCGCCAAAAGGAGCTTTTTAATCGCATGGATAACCAAAAAATCGAGCATTTTCACCGCGCACAGTTAAATCCTCATTTGCTAAAAAATTCGTTGAACGGAATGCTCTCTCATGCTTATCAGACCTATTATACCATGGACAAATTGGCCATGGTATTGGATTATGTATTGTATGAGAGCGAAGATGAACTCGTTTCTCCTAAAGCCGAGATTGAATTTGCGCGCAATCTCATTGAGATTAACAAAGTGAAACTGAGCCCGTTATTTGATATACGTGTTAGGTTTGACATTGATGAGGTAAATAGTTCGATGTTGAATACACCGTCGTTGATTCCTTTGGTGTCTGTTGATTTAATTGAAAATGCGTTTAAGCATGCTGATTTTCACGGTTCTGATTCATTTATTTCCATCGTATTAATATTTAGGAATGGTTGGCTGGACCTTATGGTGAGCAATAGAATATCAAAACGCTCCCCTTTGCAAAAGTCAAAAAGTGGAATTGGTAGCAAAACTTTGGAGGAGCGCCTGATGTTGTATTATCCAAGTAGGCATCAGCTGCGCAGATTTGTAGAAAATGATGTGTATAATGCCCACCTTCAAATCAAATTATATGCGGAGTGA
- a CDS encoding LytR/AlgR family response regulator transcription factor translates to MRSERNLKCILLDDEIPSLRFLKMLCEQIPGLEVVKTFNDPAILLREYGTLSFDFCILDIEMPGFNGFDVARELKDFPIVFSTAYKQYASDAYDINAVDYMRKPISLQRLQQAIMKVAQIIDNQPEIVSFGQFNTNKGKTILYFDQINYVQIAEVDSRDKKVYLADGSIILLKNISFDKLLEILPVQDFIRINKKELIAAKIVKFFSADEITSNLLDPQAMPILFNLGESYKRMFFEKFS, encoded by the coding sequence ATGCGGAGTGAAAGAAACCTAAAATGTATTCTTTTGGATGATGAAATACCAAGTTTGAGATTCTTAAAAATGCTCTGTGAGCAAATTCCTGGTTTGGAGGTAGTCAAAACTTTTAATGATCCGGCTATACTATTGAGAGAATATGGTACGTTAAGTTTTGATTTTTGTATTCTGGATATTGAAATGCCAGGGTTCAATGGATTTGATGTCGCTAGGGAGCTGAAAGACTTTCCAATTGTTTTTTCTACCGCATATAAACAATATGCGAGTGATGCATACGATATCAACGCAGTAGATTACATGCGTAAACCAATATCATTGCAACGTCTTCAGCAAGCTATTATGAAGGTAGCGCAAATAATCGACAATCAGCCCGAAATAGTATCTTTTGGACAGTTCAATACCAATAAAGGAAAAACGATCTTGTATTTCGACCAGATCAACTATGTTCAGATCGCTGAGGTGGACAGCCGCGATAAAAAAGTCTATTTGGCAGATGGTTCGATCATTTTATTGAAAAATATAAGTTTTGATAAGTTGCTGGAGATTTTGCCTGTTCAGGACTTTATACGCATTAATAAAAAAGAGCTGATTGCGGCCAAGATCGTTAAATTTTTCTCTGCGGATGAAATTACAAGCAACCTGCTGGATCCACAAGCTATGCCCATTCTTTTCAATTTAGGCGAATCGTACAAGAGAATGTTTTTCGAGAAATTCAGCTGA
- a CDS encoding cation:proton antiporter domain-containing protein: MRKYRNTIFYVVLIGTLLAVMYWVIRMGTQLESPELLRGEKTNNGAWKDFITTLCDSLQHPLAILLAQIVTIIIAARIMGWICIKIKQPVVIGEMLAGIILGPSLLGIYFPAFSHMLFPIESLSNLQFLSQIGLILFMFIIGMELDLNVLRNKAHDAVVISHASIVIPFTLGISLAYFLYLFHPPKNVEFLSYSLFIGISMSITAFPVLARIIQERGLQKSKLGAMAITCAAADDITAWCILAVVIAIVKAGDFASALYTIGLAIGYLFVMIKIIRPFLKRVGEVKGSKEALSKPVVAIFFIVLLLSSYATEVIGIHALFGAFMAGAIMPEGSRFRTAFIEKIEDVATLLLLPLFFVYTGLRTQIGLLNDPNLWMITVGIILVAVIGKFMGSTLAARFVGQSWKDSLSIGALMNTRGLMELIVLNIGYDLGVLSAELFSMMVVMALVTTFMTGPSLDLINFLYRPRKTLMREDLQDKSKFKILLSFAKSNTGISLLYLANAITLKSKKNAEITALHIEPSNELHHYEVETQELDSFREIKQVAQQLDQPIKTVFKISSDIDSGIVQTSNEGDHDLLLLGVSESIYEGSLLGRFLDFTTRIINPEKLFHTVTNAESPFTTFDRNQQINAKVSAMVGVLIDKNFVKARRVTVPIVLENDEFLYEMIQRFIHHSDAQVIVWDANQVLRTNAGFKEKLRQLEQLVPNHLTITEKGLDSDTWQEQDLMLISLPSWNKMINKKVHWLSATPSTLLMADRKP, from the coding sequence ATGAGAAAATATAGAAACACGATTTTCTATGTGGTTTTGATCGGTACATTACTCGCTGTAATGTATTGGGTTATTCGTATGGGAACACAGCTAGAATCTCCCGAACTTCTTCGGGGAGAAAAAACAAATAATGGCGCTTGGAAGGATTTTATAACCACGTTATGCGATAGTCTGCAGCATCCATTGGCGATATTGTTGGCTCAAATTGTAACGATTATTATCGCGGCGCGTATCATGGGCTGGATTTGTATTAAGATTAAACAGCCCGTCGTTATAGGCGAGATGCTCGCAGGGATTATATTGGGACCTTCGTTATTAGGTATTTATTTCCCAGCATTCTCACATATGCTATTTCCAATAGAATCGCTGAGTAATTTACAGTTTTTAAGTCAAATCGGACTGATCTTATTTATGTTTATCATTGGTATGGAGTTAGATTTGAATGTGCTACGGAATAAAGCGCACGACGCTGTGGTCATTTCTCATGCTAGTATTGTGATTCCATTTACCTTGGGCATCTCATTGGCTTATTTTTTATATCTGTTCCATCCGCCGAAAAATGTAGAGTTTTTATCCTATAGCTTGTTTATTGGTATTTCAATGAGTATCACCGCATTTCCTGTTCTTGCTCGAATTATACAAGAGCGGGGTTTGCAGAAAAGTAAGTTAGGTGCAATGGCGATTACCTGCGCTGCGGCAGATGATATTACAGCTTGGTGTATTCTGGCTGTGGTAATTGCCATTGTAAAGGCAGGTGATTTTGCCAGTGCCTTGTATACAATCGGCTTGGCTATTGGTTATTTGTTCGTTATGATCAAAATCATTAGACCATTTTTAAAGCGCGTAGGAGAGGTGAAGGGAAGTAAAGAGGCTTTAAGTAAACCTGTTGTAGCGATTTTCTTTATCGTGTTGTTGTTATCTTCTTATGCGACCGAAGTGATCGGTATCCACGCACTTTTTGGCGCATTTATGGCGGGCGCCATTATGCCTGAAGGAAGTCGATTTCGAACAGCATTTATTGAAAAAATCGAAGATGTAGCGACCTTGTTGCTATTACCATTATTCTTCGTCTATACAGGGCTGCGCACACAGATCGGTTTGCTTAATGACCCTAATTTGTGGATGATCACCGTTGGTATTATTTTGGTAGCGGTGATTGGTAAATTTATGGGGAGTACATTAGCCGCACGTTTTGTCGGTCAAAGTTGGAAAGATAGCTTAAGTATTGGTGCATTAATGAACACGCGGGGTCTGATGGAGCTTATTGTACTCAATATTGGATATGATCTTGGTGTGTTAAGTGCAGAATTATTTTCGATGATGGTCGTTATGGCCTTAGTAACCACGTTTATGACAGGACCATCCTTAGATCTGATCAATTTTCTTTATAGACCCCGAAAAACGCTCATGCGGGAAGATCTGCAGGATAAATCAAAATTTAAGATTCTATTGTCTTTTGCAAAAAGTAATACTGGGATTTCACTTTTATATCTTGCTAATGCTATAACATTGAAATCAAAAAAAAATGCTGAAATTACGGCGCTGCATATTGAACCTTCCAATGAGTTACATCACTATGAAGTTGAAACCCAAGAGTTAGATAGTTTTCGTGAAATAAAGCAGGTTGCTCAGCAACTTGATCAACCGATTAAGACCGTATTTAAGATTTCGAGTGATATTGATAGTGGAATTGTTCAGACGTCCAATGAAGGCGATCATGATCTGCTCCTCTTGGGTGTAAGCGAATCTATTTATGAGGGTAGTTTATTGGGAAGGTTTTTAGACTTTACGACGCGAATTATAAACCCCGAGAAGTTATTCCATACAGTTACAAATGCCGAATCACCCTTTACAACATTTGACAGAAATCAACAGATCAATGCTAAAGTGAGTGCCATGGTGGGCGTTTTGATTGACAAAAACTTTGTGAAAGCAAGGCGAGTGACCGTTCCTATTGTCTTGGAGAATGATGAATTTCTCTACGAAATGATACAGCGCTTTATCCATCATTCAGATGCTCAAGTTATTGTTTGGGACGCAAATCAAGTCTTGAGAACCAATGCGGGTTTTAAAGAGAAACTTCGGCAATTGGAACAACTTGTACCAAATCATCTGACAATAACTGAAAAAGGGTTAGACAGTGATACCTGGCAGGAGCAAGACCTCATGTTGATCAGCTTGCCCAGCTGGAACAAGATGATCAATAAGAAAGTACATTGGCTTTCCGCTACGCCATCCACGTTGTTGATGGCTGACCGTAAACCCTAA
- a CDS encoding DEAD/DEAH box helicase → MEFKQLSLIDPLLKAITETGYTHPTAIQQKAIPVVLKGNDLIGCAQTGTGKTAAFALPLLQRLEETKTSGKFVPIRALILTPTRELAIQIGDNINLYRKYLKVNYCTIFGGVSQEKQVKEIKKGVDILVATPGRLLDLINQKIVFLDKIEMLILDEADNMLDMGFIHDIKKILAKIPSKRQTLFFSATMPPNIRKFAHGILNKPMEVDVTPVSSTAEKVNQSVFFVDKKEKIKLLTVLLKKLKQERTIVFSRTKHGADKIVKLLAKNGLRAAAIHGNKSQNARQKALGEFKDNHLKILIATDIAARGIDIEQLPLVINYDLPNVPETYVHRIGRTGRAGLEGKAISFCDVEERPYLADIEKLIGLKIKIEKTSK, encoded by the coding sequence ATGGAATTTAAACAACTCAGTTTAATCGATCCGCTTTTAAAAGCAATAACAGAAACAGGCTATACACATCCCACAGCAATTCAACAAAAGGCTATTCCAGTTGTACTCAAAGGTAACGATCTGATTGGGTGTGCACAAACAGGCACAGGGAAAACTGCCGCTTTTGCACTTCCCCTTTTACAACGTCTTGAAGAAACCAAGACATCCGGTAAATTTGTTCCGATTAGGGCGCTGATTCTTACCCCAACGCGTGAGTTGGCTATTCAAATCGGAGATAATATAAATTTGTACCGAAAATATCTAAAAGTAAACTATTGCACTATTTTCGGCGGAGTAAGCCAAGAAAAACAGGTCAAAGAAATAAAAAAGGGTGTTGACATCTTGGTAGCTACCCCAGGGCGCTTACTGGATCTAATAAATCAGAAGATCGTGTTTCTAGATAAGATCGAAATGCTTATACTGGATGAAGCCGACAACATGCTGGACATGGGCTTCATACACGACATAAAAAAGATCCTAGCTAAGATTCCGTCAAAGAGACAAACACTATTTTTCTCGGCAACAATGCCTCCCAACATCCGTAAGTTTGCCCATGGAATATTGAATAAACCTATGGAAGTTGACGTTACTCCGGTAAGCTCAACAGCAGAAAAAGTAAATCAATCGGTATTTTTCGTTGATAAGAAGGAGAAAATTAAATTGCTTACGGTCCTATTAAAAAAACTTAAGCAGGAACGTACGATCGTATTCTCCAGAACAAAACACGGAGCTGATAAAATTGTTAAGCTACTTGCAAAAAATGGTTTGAGAGCAGCTGCCATTCACGGAAATAAATCTCAAAACGCCAGGCAAAAAGCGCTGGGTGAATTTAAAGACAATCATCTAAAAATATTGATTGCCACCGATATTGCTGCAAGAGGAATTGATATCGAACAACTTCCCCTCGTTATCAATTATGACCTCCCGAATGTACCTGAAACCTATGTTCATCGCATCGGAAGAACAGGAAGGGCCGGACTCGAAGGAAAAGCAATCTCATTCTGTGATGTGGAAGAAAGACCTTATCTGGCTGATATTGAAAAACTGATCGGATTAAAGATCAAAATAGAAAAAACAAGTAAATAA
- a CDS encoding cold-shock protein gives MNTGKIKFFNETKGFGFITPEDGSADVFVHVSALKNQVSEGDVVTYDVERTPKGISATNVKLA, from the coding sequence ATGAATACAGGTAAAATTAAATTTTTCAATGAAACTAAAGGTTTTGGTTTTATTACACCAGAGGATGGTAGTGCAGATGTTTTCGTACACGTTTCTGCGCTTAAAAATCAAGTATCTGAAGGCGACGTTGTTACTTATGATGTAGAAAGAACTCCAAAGGGGATCAGCGCTACAAATGTAAAATTGGCGTAA
- a CDS encoding Gfo/Idh/MocA family protein, whose product MNRKDFIKSSTVLAASSFFLNVQGSSLLDQSIRVGLIGVNGMGWSDLNSLLKNDGIVCTALCDVDDNILKKRAEELRKRSIHVETFLDYKKMLDSSLVDAVIIATPDHWHCLQMVDAVNAGKHVYVEKPIGNSILECQLMVQAAKKNKAIVQVGQWQRSQQHFQDAIDFVHSGKLGKIRLVKAWSYQGWKSAIPVVPDEPVPAGVHYTEWLGPAQKRPFNLNRFHFNFRWFWDYAGGLMTDWGVHMLDYALLGMNVSDPKSIMASGGKFAFPDDAGQTPDTMTAVYEFEGFNIQWEHAKGIDLGPYKRNHGVAFIGNNGTLVLNRSGWEVIPEKGRMEAVAMQPSLDDGLDKHMENFVAAIRQRNPLLLHAPIEVGAHIAIFSQLGNIAFRTGQKLYWNKEQQNFTDQKANAYLASVYHNGYKYPKV is encoded by the coding sequence ATGAATAGAAAAGATTTTATCAAATCGTCCACTGTTTTGGCTGCATCATCATTTTTCTTAAATGTCCAGGGTTCCAGTTTATTAGATCAGTCTATTCGAGTTGGGCTGATTGGTGTAAATGGCATGGGCTGGTCAGATTTGAATTCATTATTAAAGAATGACGGTATTGTGTGTACAGCTCTTTGTGACGTAGATGATAATATTCTTAAAAAAAGAGCGGAAGAGCTGCGAAAAAGGAGCATACACGTCGAAACTTTTTTGGATTATAAAAAGATGCTCGATAGCTCACTCGTAGATGCCGTGATCATTGCAACGCCAGACCATTGGCATTGCCTTCAAATGGTAGACGCTGTCAATGCAGGAAAGCATGTATATGTAGAGAAGCCCATTGGAAACTCTATTCTTGAATGTCAATTAATGGTTCAGGCTGCGAAAAAGAATAAGGCTATTGTTCAGGTTGGCCAATGGCAAAGGAGTCAGCAACATTTTCAAGATGCTATTGATTTTGTTCATTCTGGTAAATTGGGCAAAATAAGATTAGTAAAGGCCTGGTCCTATCAAGGGTGGAAAAGTGCCATTCCCGTTGTACCTGACGAACCCGTTCCGGCAGGTGTTCATTATACGGAATGGCTTGGACCCGCGCAAAAAAGGCCATTTAATCTGAATCGATTTCATTTTAATTTTCGATGGTTTTGGGACTATGCGGGTGGCTTGATGACTGATTGGGGGGTCCATATGTTGGACTATGCTTTACTTGGCATGAACGTTTCCGATCCAAAGTCTATTATGGCCTCAGGAGGCAAATTTGCTTTTCCGGATGACGCTGGACAAACGCCGGATACGATGACGGCCGTGTACGAGTTTGAGGGTTTTAATATTCAATGGGAGCATGCCAAAGGAATTGATCTTGGTCCATATAAACGTAACCACGGTGTCGCATTTATTGGTAACAATGGTACGCTGGTTTTAAACCGGTCTGGATGGGAGGTGATTCCAGAAAAGGGGCGGATGGAAGCGGTCGCTATGCAACCTTCTTTAGACGATGGACTAGATAAGCACATGGAAAATTTTGTGGCCGCCATTCGTCAACGTAATCCGCTATTACTTCATGCACCAATCGAAGTTGGCGCCCATATCGCCATCTTTTCTCAGCTAGGAAATATAGCATTCAGGACAGGTCAAAAGCTCTATTGGAATAAAGAACAACAGAATTTTACGGATCAGAAGGCGAATGCGTACTTAGCATCGGTTTATCATAACGGATATAAATATCCAAAGGTATAA